The Cryptococcus neoformans var. grubii H99 chromosome 8, complete sequence DNA window CGTCTCCCTCCTACGCGTTGTGAGGGTAGCGCACTCATGACTGAGTGATGTAACGATAATAACGAGTGGTAATTTATTGTACTCTCCGAGGCTTGTGAAGACGAGGGGAAATATTGTTGGTCGGTGGCGCGGGACTTTTGACTTACAAGTATAAAAAGACGATGAAAAACTTTCTGTTGCTGCGAGGATCTTCCCAGAATAGGCGCGATGAACAGGATGCAACAACAGGGTCCTTTCTTCACGACGGTGTTTTGAGCTCTGTTGTTCACTAAATCATGAGGATGTTGTGAAACATGTTTTCGTACcgctcttttcttcttttctacGTACCTTCCGCAAATATACTTAAATAGTTTTTATCCCGACACCCATaaaggagggaggaaagtgTTTACTGCTGTGATCCTTCAGTGGTTTAGAGGTCGTCCACTTCTTGTCGGTTGACAATCGGTGTGCGCTACGTACCCTGGAACGGAATCAGAAGCCGTAAACATGAGATGAAAAAACTTGCGATCATGGATGTCATGATGTCAGCGGCCGATGCTTGATGCAGGCACGCCGGAATGGGTGTCCCTGATTGACCTTCAAGAATCAGTTCCTGGCACTTGCGGTGATAACGGCAGTCAATTGGCTTGTCATTGGCCCAAGCCGagaccatcatcatgcTATGCTGTTTCTGTCATCGTTCCTTGTCCGTTTTTAACTGCCTTTTCGTTCTACGCTCCCCGACACGTGCATCCCTGGGCAAGATTGaaattcctcttcttctctttcaccaattcctcctctttcgaATCCAACTAGGCCGACACACATCCCTAGAGTTAATCAAGATGGCTCACCACGCGAACGAAGATCACCATGGCAAGCCTGGTATGTCCCCTTTTGATGAGTATTTTCCTTCATAATAAAATCAGCTAACTTCTACTAGGAAACTTTACAATGATGCAGTACTTCGAATGGCACGCTGAGGGTGGTGGTGTACACTGGAAAAAGTATGAAAGCGAATCCGAAAGACTGGCCAACATGGGCATCACTGCCTGTTGGATTCCTCGTGAGGCTTTCTATTGAAACATAACAAAGCCTGGGAAATGTGCTAAATAAGGCAAACTGGCAGCTCCTACTAAAGGCTCTAGCCCTGAAGGTACAGGATATGATATGTGAGTAGGTTTCACCCTTTCTGTGCACTTTTCCCGATTGACGTGATGGCCCCTCAGCTATGATATCTGGGACTTGGGAGAGTTCGACCAGAAGGGATCTGTCGGTACCAAATGGGGTACTAAAGAAGATCTTTTGAAAGCAATTAAGGCTGCTTCTGAGAAAGGCATTATCACTTACATTGATGCTGTCTTGAATCACAAGTAAGTCAGCGCTGGGCATCTTTGTCAGTAATGGTTAGGTTGATAAGACATTTCTCAGGGCAGGTGCCGATGATAAAGAAGAATTTATGGCCACCATGGTGGACGAGAATAACCGTAACAAGGAAGTAGGAGAAATGCACAACATTGAGGGCTGGACCAAGTGAGTCAGCCGCTGAACAGGTCACGTCGACACCACTAATGTCATATGGATTTGTCAAGGTTCACTTTCCCCGGCAGAGGCGACAAATACTCCGACATGAAATGGAATTTTAACCATTTCACAGGGGTAGACTATGACGCAAAGACTGAGACGACCGCTATCTTCAAGGCGAGTCCCGTTTCCGACGGGATATCCAGTCTAATTATCATATACGGAGGAGCTGATGATAGATTTTTCAGATTCAAGGAGACGGAAAGCATTGGGCCACCGACGTTGATAAAGAGAACGGATCTTTCGATTATCTCATGTTTGTAAGTTCTCTTCGCATTAAGGGTAAGATGTGAGGAGGGCTAACGAGGACTAGGCCGATAGTAAGCGTTGCTGCATGCATCGAAAGGTTACGATGTTGAACTGATATTGAATCGCAGTCGACCATTCTCACCCTGAAGTTGAGGCCGAACTCAAGTGAGTCATGATATGACAGCATCTCCCCAATTTGGCTGCTGATGATTGGTTCTAGCAAATGGGGTAAATGGGTCCTCCGAGAGACAGGTGCCTACGGTTTCCGGTTCGACGCCGTCAAACACATCTCTGTGCGTAATTTCATCCTGTTGTATTATTATCTGTACCATGCGCTAATATTCGTTGCCTGATTCATAGCAATCGTTCATTGCCCAGTTTGTCAAGCAAGTTAGAGAAGGCGAGAActcaaaggcaaaggcttTCTGCGTCGGAGAGTTCTGGCATGGTGCGTAACGTCATTCTCCCTCGGATAGGATTAAGAAAAAATATTGATCAACCTTGCAGACTCGGTCGAAGCTCTTGAAGCGTATCTTGATGGACTTGGGACCCAGTTTTCTTGCTTTGACTCATGTTTGCAAGGTGTGTTCAGCATTGCTTTTCCACCATATTCGAGCAAAGAGCGACAGCTGATATCTTCCATCAAAGACAATTTCCATGTATGATATCTAGTCCAGTTGGGCATTATGATAGGGCTTGCTGACTTCCTTTTAGCAAGCTGGAGAGGCGAGGGAGAATTACGACCTGCGAAAGATTTTTGACGATTCTCTGGTTCAACGTCGACCCCTCGATGCCGTGTAAGTGATTCCATTACTGCCTGTGTAACGAAAGAACTTATGCGATCATTAGGACTCTCGTTGACAACGTATGATCTGTTCTGCTTTAGGACTTCACGTTCACTAAGCTAATCGATAAACGATAGCACGACACTCAGATCGGTCAGTCTCTTGAGAGATGGGTATCCTCAGCCTTCAAGCCTTTGGCCTACGCTTTAATCCTTCTACGTGTTGACGGTTACCCGTGAGTTTACTTCCACTTTATCTTCACTTATTCAAACAGAAATACGATGATACTGACTTTGTGCCATCGTTTGCTATCTTAAAGGTGTGTGTTCTACGGTGATCTTTACGGATGTGGCGGTGAGAACCCCCAGGAGCCCATGAACCAGCTGGAAGACATCGTTCGTTGCCGAAAGCATTTCGCTTACGGCGAGCTTCGCGATTATTGGGACCATCGTAAGTTTCATTACCAATCTACATCTTTCTCATTACCGATGCCAGTTCTCTTGAATGACAAGCTAACACACTTGACTTAGCCAACTGTCTCGCTTGGGTCCGTGTTGGTGACGAAGAGCATGACGGTTGTGTTGTCGTGATTTGCAACGGGAAAGAGGACGGTTCGAAGCGATGCGAAGTCGGTGTTGAGCAcaaaggagagaaatggACTGATGCACTCGGCTGGCATCAGGGAGAAGTTACCATTGGAGACGGTGGGTTTCAGAATATTCCCAGCGATCGTTGAACAGAGGAACATGCTGGCTGACATGGGTTTCAACAGATGGCTGGGCCGAGTTTTACTCTCCTCCCGAGAGTATTGCCATCTGGACCAAGGTGGATGCCCGTGGAAGGGATGAGTTCCAGAAGTGAAGTGGAAATGATAGCAATAGAACGTAGAACCAGAATCCTTGTGTGATCAGCTTGTGCCAAGCACATGAAGGTTGATGGACTGGTAGATATGAGCAATGCATCAATACCGAAAGTATTATACGAATCCTgcctttctttcttgggCACCTAGAAGTCGCCTAGTCCATGCCCACATTTCTCGCCCGCATCCAAAGTAGACAAAACCGAAGAGCGCTCCGGACAAGTGGGCCACATGGTCAAAGAGTCTATCGGATATCGAAGTCAGTATTGGCCAAACAATCTATAAGGAATTATCTCACCTCCATCCCCGGATAAGACCAAGAAGATCCATCGCTACCATTCCTCCAACACCCCAGCCAATTGGGATTGAGATGAAAGGGATGAAAATGATGCCCACGCTTGAATCAGGGAACGAGCATGCGGTTAATGTCAGTGCAGCGTAGATGGCACCACTAGCCCCCAGGCTGGGAAGAATCGCGGCCTGCCTAACCAAAGCCTGAGGCGTCGATATTCTGGCGGGATGGGTGATGGCTTTGATAAGCCGTGGAAGGCGAAAGATGTTGGTCCAGAGATGagatgaaagggaagagaaaagaccAGCCGTAAGTAGGAAAGCGAAAAAGTGGGGAGCGTGAGTAGCAGTAGGGAGTGAGGGAAtagaaggtggagaagaaaggaaagtcAAAGCCGCAGCACCGAATGAGAAAAGAGCGAAAGAGTTGAAACCAAAGTGCGCAAATGATTGATGAGAGACCTGAATGGGGCAAAGATAAGTACCTTGAATCTTATAATACTAATACTAATCGTGACCCACGGTGCTAGTGAACAAGGTGACACAGTTGGCCCATTCACGCTTCGCAGAGGCGGTAAAGATCACCGGTCGATGCAAGAACCACTTTCGCATGAAGGGCTCGATTCTCCTAATTTTCCAAGCCACAAAGATACCACCCATCATCCCAATCAGCCCAAGGGGCGCAAGTTGTGCAGTGGGGGTGTTGAGATAGAATTCTGAGGCCATGACATAGGTTCGAAGGACGGGAATGAGGATCAAGTTGGGGAGGAATGACAAAGTGCCGGGAAGTTCATTGAGAAGCTTTTGAGCTTTCTAAAAAATCATGAGCATTGTCCATTATTAAATTAGGTTCTATCAAACAGTGCTCACCTTTGCGCCCTCCAGTTGCTTAGCCCTAACCATTTCCCTATCTGACGGCTGATCCACATTCCTGCGCCACCAGCTACCTCCTCCAAGCTTCTCGGACCATTTCTGAGTTTCATAGTTGGTATAAAGTGCCAGTAGTGcatatcctcctccaccaaaTGCCACACAAAACTGGAAAATTCAGCGATAGACCTTGCTAGTGATGTATCGCCATACTCACTACTATAGGTCTCCAAATTGACCGCCGGGGTATACTGGTATCGACAACCGCCGTGCCTTCCAGGGCAGATCTTGGTACTGCAATTCGCTTGGGAGTTATTCTACCGAGGTAGTGTCTTGCTGGTTTCGGTGTGAATTTCGAAAAATTACGCTGAGATCGAAGAGAAGACAGTCCCATCTGTTGCGAAAGACAAGGTCGACTGGCCGAAGCGGTGAAGGCGGATAACCCGCTTATTAACGTCTGTCGAGGGAACATACTGGTTTAAACAGGCAAGACTCGCAAAAGTTATTATATGTTTGGTCCGTTCTCGAGCTCAGTGATTTTATCCAGACAATATGTGCCCCACCTTGAAGTTATTGTGATTAAGACGAAAGCTGACTGAAGAACGTCGGCACGCAGAACATCATTGTTGGCCCTC harbors:
- a CDS encoding rhomboid-like protein; translated protein: MFPRQTLISGLSAFTASASRPCLSQQMGLSSLRSQRNFSKFTPKPARHYLGRITPKRIAVPRSALEGTAVVDTSIPRRSIWRPIVFCVAFGGGGYALLALYTNYETQKWSEKLGGGSWWRRNVDQPSDREMVRAKQLEGAKKAQKLLNELPGTLSFLPNLILIPVLRTYVMASEFYLNTPTAQLAPLGLIGMMGGIFVAWKIRRIEPFMRKWFLHRPVIFTASAKREWANCVTLFTSTVSHQSFAHFGFNSFALFSFGAAALTFLSSPPSIPSLPTATHAPHFFAFLLTAGLFSSLSSHLWTNIFRLPRLIKAITHPARISTPQALVRQAAILPSLGASGAIYAALTLTACSFPDSSVGIIFIPFISIPIGWGVGGMVAMDLLGLIRGWRLFDHVAHLSGALFGFVYFGCGREMWAWTRRLLGAQERKAGFV
- a CDS encoding alpha-amylase, producing the protein MLCCFCHRSLSVFNCLFVLRSPTRASLGKIEIPLLLFHQFLLFRIQLGRHTSLELIKMAHHANEDHHGKPGNFTMMQYFEWHAEGGGVHWKKYESESERLANMGITACWIPPPTKGSSPEGTGYDIYDIWDLGEFDQKGSVGTKWGTKEDLLKAIKAASEKGIITYIDAVLNHKAGADDKEEFMATMVDENNRNKEVGEMHNIEGWTKFTFPGRGDKYSDMKWNFNHFTGVDYDAKTETTAIFKIQGDGKHWATDVDKENGSFDYLMFADIDHSHPEVEAELNKWGKWVLRETGAYGFRFDAVKHISQSFIAQFVKQVREGENSKAKAFCVGEFWHDSVEALEAYLDGLGTQFSCFDSCLQDNFHQAGEARENYDLRKIFDDSLVQRRPLDAVTLVDNHDTQIGQSLERWVSSAFKPLAYALILLRVDGYPCVFYGDLYGCGGENPQEPMNQLEDIVRCRKHFAYGELRDYWDHPNCLAWVRVGDEEHDGCVVVICNGKEDGSKRCEVGVEHKGEKWTDALGWHQGEVTIGDDGWAEFYSPPESIAIWTKVDARGRDEFQK